The Sphingosinicellaceae bacterium genome includes the window GTCCTCGACATCGTCCGCGCCGACCCGAAGGTCCGCCGCCTCGACTGGGTGCCGCTGCCCCGTATCGCCGCACCCCTCGTCGCCATTGCCGTCGCCTCCGAGGACAAGCGCTTCCGCGAACACGGCGGTATCGACTGGCGCGGCGTCGGCGGAGCGCTCCGCGACCGCATCGCGGGCCGCCCGACGCGGGGTGCGAGCACGATCACCATGCAACTCGCCGGACTGCTGTCCAAAGACCTCGGGACTAGCGGAAATCGGACATGGCGGCAGAAGCTGCGGCAAACCCGAGCCGCCGGGGCGATCGAGGCCAGCTGGACCAAAGACCAGATCCTCGAGGCGTGGTTCAACCTGCTGCCCTTCCGCGGCGACCTGATCGGCGTCGATGCGGCGGCGCGGAGCCTGGCCGGGGTGCCGCCCGCCGCCCTCAACGTCGCGCAGTCGCGCGTGCTCGCGGCGCTGATCCCGGCGCCCTCCGCGTCGCCGCGCCGGGTCGCCGAGCGCGCCTGCCGCGGCGCGCCGGACCTCTGCCCCGCGCTGACGACCGCTGCCGAGACGATGCTCGGGCCCCGCTCGGCGCTCCCCGACCCCGGCCTTGCGCCTCAGCTTGCGGCCAAGTTGCTCGGCCCCGACGTGCGGAGCGTCCGCACGACCATCGACGCCGGCTTGCAGCGCGTCGTCGCCGACATCCTCGGCCGGCGTCTTGCAGCGCTGTCGGCGCGCAACGTCCGCGACGGCGCGGCGATCGTCGTCGACAACGCGAGCGGCGACATCCTCGCCTATGTCGCGAGCGGCGGCGCGGCCTCGACCAGCGGGGCGGTCGACGGCGCGAGCGCACCGCGGCAGGCCGGGTCGACCCTCAAGCCGTTCCTCTACGGCCTCGCCATCGAGCGCAAACTGCTGACCGCCGCGAGCGTCCTCGACGATGCCCCTGTCGACCTAGACACCGCCAACGGCCTGTACATCCCGCAAAATTACGACCGCAGCTTCCGCGGCCCGGTCAGCGCGCGCTCGGCGCTCGGCAACAGCCTTAACGTCCCCGCGGTTCGGACGCTGCTCCTGGTCGGGGTCGACGCGTTCCGCGACCGGCTGTTCGACTCCGGTTACCGCGGCATCTCCAAGGACGGCGATTACTACGGGTTCAGCCTCGCGCTTGGGTCGGCGGAGGTCACGCTCGTCGAGCAGGCATCCGCCTACCGCAGCCTGGCGCGCGGCGGCCGCTGGTCGCCGCTACGGCTGGAGATGGGCACGCCGCTTGCCGACCGACAGGTACTGGGCGCCCCGGCGGCGGGCATCGTCGCGGACATGATCGGCGACAACGCGGCACGCACCTCGACCTTCGGCTCCGACAACGCGCTGGCGCTGCCATTCTGGGCGGCGGTCAAGACCGGCACCTCCAAGGCGCTGCGCGACAACTGGTGCATCGGCTTCACCGACCGCTTCACGGTGGCGGTGTGGGTCGGTAATTTCGAGGGCGACGCGATGGGCGCGGGCGTCTCGGGGACCGATGGCGGTGCCCCGGCATGGCGCGAGATCATGCTGTACCTCCACCGCGACGCGCCCGGCCACCAGCCGCCGCACCCAGGCCTCGTCGCGTCACGCGTCGTCTTCAGCCCCGCAATCGAGCCGCCGCGCACCGAGCTGTTCCTGCCGGGCACCGCGCTGTCACTGGTCCGCGTCGCGCCCCCGGAGGCCGAGCGCCCGCGCCTGCTCAGCCCGACCAACGGCACGGTGATCGCACTCGACCCCGATATTCCGGCGGCGCGGCAGCGGGTCGGGGTTCGGGTTGCCGGGGGTGTGCCGGGGCTGAAGCTCAATGTCGACGGGCGCTCGTTGCCGCTGAGCGGGGCGCTGTGGCCGCCGTTGCCGGGGGCGCATTATTTCACGCTGCGAGGGGCGGACGGGCGAGTGCTCGACCGGGCGCTGGTGACGGTGCGGTGACACTTCCCTCTCCCGCTTGCGGGAGAGGGAAGAGCACTACGCCCCCAGCATCAGCTTCGCCGTCGCCTTCGCGCTCCCGACCACCCCCGGAATTCCCGCCCCCGGGTGCGTCCCCGCCCCGACGAAATACAGGTTCGACAGCACATCGTCGCGGTTGTGCGTGCGGAAATAGGCCGACTGCCACAGCACCGGCTCGAGGCTGAACGCCGACCCGAGGTGCGCATTCAGCTCGGTCGAGAAATCCTTCGGCGTGAAGGTCCGCATCGTCACCAGGTCCTCCTTCAGGCCCGGCAGGATGCGGCGCTCCAGCGCCTCGAGGATGACGTTCGCGTACTTCGGCGCCTCCGCGTCCCAGTCGATGTCGAGCTTGCCGCGATGCGGGACCGGCGACAGCACGTAGAAGGCGCTGCAACCCGGCGGGGCCATCGCCGGGTCGGTCGCGGTCGGGTGGTGCAGATAGAGCGAGAAGTCCTCGGCGAGCTCGCCGCCGCCGTAGATGTCGGCCAGCAGTTCCTTGTAGCGGTGCCCGAACAGGATCGAGTGGTGGCGCACGTCGGGATGCTGCCGCTTGAGGCCGAAGTACGTCACGAACAGCGACGGCGAAAAGCTGCGGCGCTTCATCGACCTGGCCATCGCCTTCCCACGCGGATGCTCGCTGAGCAGCCCCTCGTACGTGTGGACGACGTCGGCGTTCGAGGCGACGGTGTCGAAGCTGCCGCTCCAGCCGTCTTTCGTCCGCACGCCGGTGACGCGCGCCCCGTCGGCGGTGATCTGCTCGACGCCGTCGCCGATGCGGACGGTGCCGCCGAGGTCCTCGAACAATTTGACCATGCCCTTGATCAGCGCGTTGGTGCCGCCGCGTGGGAACCACACGCCCCACTTCTTCTCGAGCGCGTGGATCAGCGCGTAGATACTGCTGGTCTTGAACGGATTGCCGCCGACGAGCAGCGAGTGGAAGCTGAACGCCTGCCGCAGCTGCTCGTCCTTGATGTAGCTCGCGACGATCGAATAGACGGAGCGGAAAGCCTGGTATTTCATCAGGCTGGGGGCGGCCTTGAGCATCGACTTGAAGTCGAGGAACGCCTCATGGCCGAGCTTTTCATAACCCTCGTGGAACACCCCCTCGCTGTATTCGAGGAACTTCTTGTAGCCCTCGACGTCGCGCGGTGACTTGGCGGCGATCTGGGCGAACAACGCCTTGTCATCGTTGGAATAGTCGAAGACCGTGCCGTCCTCCCACAGCAGCCGGTAGAACGGCGTCACCGGCATCAGCTCGACATAGTCCGACAGCTTGCGGCCCGACAGTTCCCACAGTTCCTCGAGGCACGAAGGGTCGGTGATCACGGTCGGCCCGGCATCAAAGACGAAACCCTGGTCTTCGAAGACGTAGGCACGACCGCCGGGCTTGTCGCGGCTCTCGATCAGCGTCGTCTGAACGCCGGCCGACTGCAGCCGGATGGCGAGCGCGAGGCCGCCGAACCCGGCACCGATGACGCACGCGGTGCGAAGCGCCGGATGGGCCGCGACCGGCTTCGCCTGCACGGCGGTAGGCTTTGCCTGGACAGCGGGGGTGAGGACAGTGCTCATTTCACGAACTCGTACTTGAGGAGGGCGCGGACGGCGCGGGGGATCGGGATCGGCGGCTTGCCGGTGAGGATGCGCATGCGGTCGTAGAAGGTCGACTCGCTGGCATAGAACCGCCCGATCAGCCGGGCATCGAGGCGGTAGAAGCGCTCCAGGATCTGCCGGCGCTCATGCGGATACGCAGCGAGAAAAAGCATCTTGTTGAGCAATCGGAACAGGCTGCGGCCGTTCCATGCCTCGATCGCGGCAGTACGGAGCGCCTTGTCGAGCGCCGCCGGCGAAAGGTCGGGCAGACCCGCAACCAGGTCGGCGGTGCGGACCGCGTCGGGGAAACTATAGCCGGTCGCCGGGTTGAAGCGCGCCGCGCGCAGTCCGACCTTGCCGACGCCCGCCTCGCCCTCCGCCCACAGCGCCGCGACGTCGCCGCCGAGCGCGATCGGGAGGATGCCGGTCTCCTCGCGGATAACGCGGACGATCTCCCAGCCCTGCGCCTTCGCGTAGTCGGCGAGGTGCTGGCGCAGGCGTTCGGGTGCAAGATCGTCGCCGTCGCTGAAATACGTGTCCTCGATCAGCACGTGGCGCGGCCCGAACGGCAGCGTGTACACGAAGCGGTAGCCATCAGACTG containing:
- a CDS encoding transglycosylase domain-containing protein, which produces MPSYAATRAAWNSSEARLLARDGQVLDIVRADPKVRRLDWVPLPRIAAPLVAIAVASEDKRFREHGGIDWRGVGGALRDRIAGRPTRGASTITMQLAGLLSKDLGTSGNRTWRQKLRQTRAAGAIEASWTKDQILEAWFNLLPFRGDLIGVDAAARSLAGVPPAALNVAQSRVLAALIPAPSASPRRVAERACRGAPDLCPALTTAAETMLGPRSALPDPGLAPQLAAKLLGPDVRSVRTTIDAGLQRVVADILGRRLAALSARNVRDGAAIVVDNASGDILAYVASGGAASTSGAVDGASAPRQAGSTLKPFLYGLAIERKLLTAASVLDDAPVDLDTANGLYIPQNYDRSFRGPVSARSALGNSLNVPAVRTLLLVGVDAFRDRLFDSGYRGISKDGDYYGFSLALGSAEVTLVEQASAYRSLARGGRWSPLRLEMGTPLADRQVLGAPAAGIVADMIGDNAARTSTFGSDNALALPFWAAVKTGTSKALRDNWCIGFTDRFTVAVWVGNFEGDAMGAGVSGTDGGAPAWREIMLYLHRDAPGHQPPHPGLVASRVVFSPAIEPPRTELFLPGTALSLVRVAPPEAERPRLLSPTNGTVIALDPDIPAARQRVGVRVAGGVPGLKLNVDGRSLPLSGALWPPLPGAHYFTLRGADGRVLDRALVTVR
- a CDS encoding phytoene desaturase, yielding MSTVLTPAVQAKPTAVQAKPVAAHPALRTACVIGAGFGGLALAIRLQSAGVQTTLIESRDKPGGRAYVFEDQGFVFDAGPTVITDPSCLEELWELSGRKLSDYVELMPVTPFYRLLWEDGTVFDYSNDDKALFAQIAAKSPRDVEGYKKFLEYSEGVFHEGYEKLGHEAFLDFKSMLKAAPSLMKYQAFRSVYSIVASYIKDEQLRQAFSFHSLLVGGNPFKTSSIYALIHALEKKWGVWFPRGGTNALIKGMVKLFEDLGGTVRIGDGVEQITADGARVTGVRTKDGWSGSFDTVASNADVVHTYEGLLSEHPRGKAMARSMKRRSFSPSLFVTYFGLKRQHPDVRHHSILFGHRYKELLADIYGGGELAEDFSLYLHHPTATDPAMAPPGCSAFYVLSPVPHRGKLDIDWDAEAPKYANVILEALERRILPGLKEDLVTMRTFTPKDFSTELNAHLGSAFSLEPVLWQSAYFRTHNRDDVLSNLYFVGAGTHPGAGIPGVVGSAKATAKLMLGA
- the crtY gene encoding lycopene beta-cyclase CrtY, with the translated sequence MDYDLILAGGGLHNGLIALRLAALRPELRVAVVEAGPSVGGNHTWSSFARDLTPEQAAWTAPLIAHRWDRYSVRFPRHSRIIDMGYVSATSALLDAAVRAALPADCILTGVPIVALDPTSVTLADQRVLTASAVIDGRGQGPTKALDLRWQKFLGIEVELAADHGLEGPIIMDATVPQSDGYRFVYTLPFGPRHVLIEDTYFSDGDDLAPERLRQHLADYAKAQGWEIVRVIREETGILPIALGGDVAALWAEGEAGVGKVGLRAARFNPATGYSFPDAVRTADLVAGLPDLSPAALDKALRTAAIEAWNGRSLFRLLNKMLFLAAYPHERRQILERFYRLDARLIGRFYASESTFYDRMRILTGKPPIPIPRAVRALLKYEFVK